TATGATATCAGTCATCAACCCCCTATATGAAGCTTAGTATAAAAGTATTTTCATAAGTTTTTAGGTTGTTTTCATATTGCTGTCATGAAGGAATAAATTACTCTTATGTCTTATTACATTTATCTTCACCCTTTATCTCATGTAAATCTTATCTCAATATCTATAAAGAGATCATAGATACTTAATATTTCTAACACTTGCTAACTTTATAGACACGCTAGGTCTTTCGATATCATACAATAATTAAAAATGTCAAAAATTAATTAAAATTATAAGGTGCCGCCGCGGGGACTTGAACCCCGGACAACCCGGTCTCTAAAAAGTTTCCATTGATCGTTAAAAAGTAACGTAAGACGTTTCACAAGAGAAGAAGAAATTGATTTACATAAAGTAATGAATACTGATATGATAATCAGTAAATGAGGGAACGTTTTCAAGGTGTTAACTCCCCAGTTTACCTTGTTAATTCTTCTCTGTACTTCAGACAATATTCGCGGAACTTCTTTCCGGCTATCTTCCTCCACTTTCGGTATATTATCCCCTCTTTTGTCATCCTCGATAAATATACTGTAAGTGTTTTTCTATCTACCCTGGTCTTTCTCTCTAATTCTTCTAATGAAAGACAACCAAGGGAGCTCCCGAAAGCCAACATTATCCTTTGAGGTACTGTTAATTTCTCTAAAATTCTCTCTGCCATAATTGAATCTAAAGCCTTAAACAGGATTAAAAATTTGTAGTATCCGTAGTAGCGCTGCAAAGTTGAGTTTCTTGGCTTGTTTCTGCAGGTCAAACAAAATTTAGTCCTACTTACTTTATCGTGAGAGCGAGCTCTTGCAACTAAAAATTTTGAGATCCGGGCAGGATTAAATGCTTTGAATTTTTCTTTAGTAAACTGGGGAGTTAATTCAATGAAAGAAAACTTTAATTCACAGTAGAAGAATAAGAATTAGGGATGAGGGGGTCAGGTCAGAGCAACGGCGTCCTATCATAGGTCAACTCGTGTCGTGCTCATCATCCCCTCATCCCCGATTTCTAATTTGAAAAACATATTTAAAAATCTTTCTCTTTTCGTATATTATCTCATTAGAAATAATAATTAAGTAAATAG
The nucleotide sequence above comes from Sulfolobus tengchongensis. Encoded proteins:
- a CDS encoding DNA-binding protein, giving the protein MAERILEKLTVPQRIMLAFGSSLGCLSLEELERKTRVDRKTLTVYLSRMTKEGIIYRKWRKIAGKKFREYCLKYREELTR